Proteins co-encoded in one Haladaptatus sp. ZSTT2 genomic window:
- a CDS encoding MBL fold metallo-hydrolase, whose translation MANNAFPTTDEDIDAVRPETLKERIDDGESVFILDVRATEEFDQWHIDGETVETENVPYFEFLMDEDDDSLYEGLPDDQEIVVLCAKGGSSEYVASLLKARGFTVSHLESGMNGWASIYDYTELDTETDATIAQYQRPSSGCLAYLVVSGDEAAVIDPLRAFADEYVADARAMGAELKYALDTHIHADHISGVRTLARETGATAVIPAAAADRGVEYDDAYETVEDGDELTVGDVTIDAIYTPGHTSGMTSYEVGDVLFTGDTLFTESVARPDLEDGAEGAEDAAKLLYDSLADRILTRDPDSLVAPAHFSDAATQAADGTYTARLGALETSMDALSMARDEFVSFILSDMPPRPANYEDIIAANLGVEDVDDAEAFALELGPNNCAASQDALTSN comes from the coding sequence ATGGCAAACAACGCGTTCCCAACGACGGACGAAGACATCGACGCCGTCCGTCCGGAAACCCTGAAAGAGCGTATCGACGACGGAGAATCCGTATTCATCCTCGACGTGCGTGCGACCGAGGAGTTCGACCAGTGGCACATCGACGGCGAGACCGTCGAAACCGAGAACGTGCCCTACTTCGAGTTCCTGATGGACGAAGACGACGACAGTCTGTACGAAGGCCTCCCAGACGACCAAGAAATCGTCGTGCTCTGTGCCAAAGGCGGGTCGAGCGAGTACGTCGCTTCCCTGCTCAAAGCGCGTGGCTTCACCGTCTCCCACCTCGAATCTGGCATGAACGGATGGGCCTCGATTTACGACTACACGGAACTCGACACCGAGACGGATGCGACGATTGCGCAGTACCAGCGGCCGTCAAGCGGCTGTCTCGCCTACCTCGTCGTCTCCGGCGACGAAGCTGCGGTCATCGACCCGCTTCGGGCGTTCGCAGACGAGTACGTCGCAGACGCCCGCGCGATGGGCGCAGAGCTGAAGTACGCCCTCGACACCCACATCCACGCAGACCACATCTCGGGCGTTCGCACGCTTGCACGCGAGACCGGCGCAACCGCTGTGATTCCAGCGGCCGCCGCAGACCGCGGCGTCGAGTACGACGACGCCTACGAAACCGTCGAAGATGGCGATGAACTCACGGTTGGCGACGTGACCATCGACGCCATCTACACACCCGGTCACACCTCGGGGATGACGTCCTACGAGGTCGGTGACGTGCTGTTCACCGGCGACACGCTGTTCACCGAAAGCGTCGCCCGCCCCGACTTAGAAGACGGAGCGGAGGGCGCAGAAGACGCAGCAAAACTGCTCTACGATTCGCTCGCAGACCGCATCCTCACCCGTGACCCGGACTCGCTCGTGGCTCCGGCCCACTTCAGCGACGCGGCGACCCAGGCAGCAGACGGGACGTACACCGCCCGCCTCGGTGCCCTCGAAACGTCGATGGACGCGCTCTCGATGGCGCGCGACGAGTTCGTTTCGTTCATCCTCTCTGACATGCCACCGCGTCCGGCCAACTACGAGGACATCATCGCCGCAAACCTCGGTGTCGAGGACGTAGACGACGCCGAGGCGTTCGCGCTCGAACTCGGGCCAAATAACTGTGCGGCCAGCCAAGACGCACTCACGAGCAACTAA
- the folD gene encoding bifunctional methylenetetrahydrofolate dehydrogenase/methenyltetrahydrofolate cyclohydrolase FolD encodes MTTIIDGKAVAAEIRAELAASIETLADADVTPGLATVLMSDDGASETYVSMKQRACEEVGINGIHIELDPEAPAEELYATIDDLNADPEVHGILVQLPVPDHVDKREVIRRIDPAKDVDGFHPENIGRLVAGDPLFKPCTPHGVQKLLEATDVDPEGKDVVIVGRSDIVGKPLANLLIQKTDGGNATVTVCHSRTKDLAAKSKQADIVIAAVGVPELIDGSMLKEGVTVIDVGVNRVDADTEKGYKLVGDVEFESAKEKAAAITPVPGGVGPMTIAMLLYNTVKSASLDADVAVDLP; translated from the coding sequence ATGACAACTATCATTGACGGGAAGGCCGTCGCCGCGGAGATTCGAGCAGAACTCGCCGCGAGCATCGAGACGCTCGCAGACGCGGACGTGACTCCCGGCCTCGCAACCGTTCTGATGAGCGACGATGGCGCGAGCGAAACCTATGTGTCGATGAAACAGCGCGCCTGTGAAGAAGTCGGCATCAACGGCATCCACATCGAATTAGACCCGGAGGCCCCCGCAGAAGAGCTCTATGCGACCATCGACGACCTGAACGCAGACCCGGAGGTCCACGGCATTCTCGTCCAGTTGCCAGTTCCTGACCACGTCGACAAACGCGAGGTCATCCGTCGCATCGACCCCGCAAAGGACGTAGACGGCTTCCACCCTGAGAACATCGGCCGCCTCGTCGCTGGTGACCCACTGTTCAAGCCGTGTACGCCCCACGGCGTCCAGAAGCTGCTCGAAGCCACGGACGTTGACCCGGAGGGCAAAGACGTGGTCATCGTTGGCCGCTCTGACATCGTTGGCAAGCCACTTGCGAACCTGCTCATCCAGAAAACCGACGGTGGGAACGCGACGGTGACGGTCTGTCACTCTCGCACGAAAGACCTCGCCGCTAAGAGCAAGCAGGCGGACATCGTCATCGCCGCAGTTGGCGTCCCGGAACTCATCGACGGCTCGATGCTCAAAGAAGGCGTCACCGTCATCGACGTTGGTGTGAACCGCGTCGATGCAGACACCGAAAAGGGCTACAAACTCGTCGGCGACGTGGAGTTCGAGAGCGCGAAGGAGAAGGCCGCCGCCATCACGCCCGTCCCCGGCGGCGTCGGGCCGATGACGATTGCGATGTTGCTCTACAACACGGTCAAGAGCGCGAGTCTCGACGCCGACGTCGCGGTTGACCTGCCGTAG
- the tbsP gene encoding transcriptional regulator TbsP translates to MSSNLLEPDIEGILRATLENASGDVLVVNPSDETVEELVSVLAELSDAPSVQVLADDSVLKDVMADFIVASTAADLIEAETLALHTVESRPENSLLITEDSVVAVVAAGDRVAGLSTDDDAFIKSANEMYADLWAETDAFTLRTPPISRVRSSLSEDLGSTVGSDFEGVLSSLETARGDGDGLDEVTISLLVAAKNEALLYDISKWGEDVGIASKATFSRTKTKLEDMGLITTEKVPIDVGRPRLRLMLGDERLRGAKPDQLASVAQSILN, encoded by the coding sequence ATGAGTTCAAATTTACTGGAACCGGACATTGAAGGTATCCTTCGGGCTACCCTCGAGAACGCTTCGGGGGACGTTCTTGTGGTAAACCCATCGGACGAGACGGTAGAGGAGCTCGTAAGCGTCCTTGCAGAGCTTTCCGACGCACCGTCGGTACAGGTACTCGCGGACGATAGCGTCCTCAAAGACGTCATGGCAGACTTCATCGTCGCCTCAACCGCAGCAGACCTCATCGAAGCAGAAACGCTCGCGCTGCACACCGTCGAGAGCCGACCGGAGAACTCGCTTCTCATCACCGAAGACAGCGTCGTCGCCGTCGTCGCCGCTGGTGACCGCGTCGCTGGTCTCTCGACTGACGACGATGCGTTCATCAAGAGCGCAAACGAGATGTACGCAGACCTCTGGGCGGAGACGGACGCCTTCACGCTCCGTACGCCGCCAATTTCCCGCGTGCGCTCGTCGCTCTCTGAAGACCTCGGTTCGACCGTCGGTTCTGACTTCGAGGGCGTGCTCTCGTCGCTCGAAACCGCCCGTGGAGACGGCGATGGTCTCGACGAAGTGACCATCAGCCTGCTCGTCGCGGCGAAAAACGAAGCGCTCCTCTACGACATCAGCAAGTGGGGCGAAGACGTGGGCATCGCCTCGAAGGCGACGTTCTCGCGCACGAAGACCAAACTCGAAGACATGGGCCTCATCACCACCGAGAAGGTGCCAATCGACGTGGGTCGTCCACGCCTCCGGCTCATGCTCGGCGACGAGCGCCTGCGCGGTGCGAAGCCAGACCAGCTGGCTTCGGTCGCCCAGAGCATCTTAAACTGA
- a CDS encoding alcohol dehydrogenase catalytic domain-containing protein — MRVAAFTELTGPEGVGIVEQPNPEPGPGEAVIDVKACAINRHDLWILEGDSAMVATDDLPFVSGLDVAGVVREIGVGVENIAPGDRVVLCPNETCGTCRFCREGPENLCRSYSLYHGGLAEQALVTADRLVPLPDNVETTTAAAIPTAYMTAFRMLKRAEVGPGDLVFVPGATGGVGVATVQLASIFGARTVGTSSSDSKLAQLNALGLDHAIQGTDPDELAAAVEAIGTPDAVINHLGGPYTKLGLGLLRRGGHMVICGRTAGNISEINIPDLFLGHKRVIGSTMGTQGDLETLLSLVASGDLEPEIDETYPLAETGAAFASMQERDAVGKLVVTN, encoded by the coding sequence ATGCGCGTCGCAGCATTCACCGAACTCACCGGCCCGGAGGGCGTGGGCATCGTCGAGCAACCGAACCCAGAACCCGGCCCAGGCGAAGCCGTCATTGACGTCAAAGCGTGCGCCATCAACCGCCACGACCTGTGGATTTTAGAAGGCGATTCAGCGATGGTCGCCACCGACGACCTCCCGTTCGTGAGTGGCCTCGACGTGGCGGGCGTCGTCCGAGAAATCGGGGTTGGCGTCGAGAATATCGCACCCGGCGACCGCGTCGTCCTCTGCCCGAACGAAACGTGTGGCACCTGTCGGTTCTGCCGCGAAGGCCCAGAGAACCTCTGTAGGTCCTACTCGCTCTACCACGGCGGCCTCGCAGAGCAAGCGCTCGTGACCGCAGACCGACTCGTTCCCCTCCCTGACAACGTGGAAACCACCACAGCCGCGGCGATTCCAACGGCGTACATGACCGCCTTCCGCATGCTCAAGCGCGCGGAAGTTGGCCCCGGCGACCTCGTGTTCGTCCCCGGCGCGACCGGCGGCGTCGGCGTCGCAACCGTCCAACTCGCCTCGATTTTCGGCGCGCGAACGGTTGGCACCTCCTCGTCCGACTCGAAGCTAGCCCAGCTCAACGCCCTCGGTCTCGACCACGCGATTCAGGGCACCGACCCTGACGAACTCGCTGCGGCAGTCGAAGCGATTGGCACGCCCGACGCCGTCATCAACCACCTCGGCGGCCCGTACACCAAACTCGGCCTCGGACTGCTCCGGCGCGGGGGTCACATGGTCATCTGCGGCCGGACGGCAGGCAACATCTCGGAAATCAACATCCCCGACCTGTTTCTCGGCCACAAGCGCGTCATCGGGAGCACGATGGGAACCCAAGGCGACCTCGAAACGCTCCTCTCGCTGGTCGCCTCCGGCGACCTCGAACCAGAGATTGACGAAACCTACCCACTCGCTGAGACGGGGGCGGCGTTCGCGTCAATGCAAGAGCGCGATGCGGTCGGGAAACTCGTCGTCACCAACTGA
- the glyA gene encoding serine hydroxymethyltransferase codes for MDYDQVREVDPEVANALTNEVERQRSTLEMIASENHVSEAVLEAQGSALTNKYAEGYPGARYYAGCEYADVVEQLAIDRAKELWGAEHVNVQPHSGTQANMGVYIAMLEPGDKILSLELSHGGHLSHGHPANFTGKLYEVEQYEVDAETGYLDYDGIMEKAKAFDPDIIVSGYSAYPRVVEWEKIQEAADEVDAYHLADIAHITGLVAAGEHPSPVGIADFVTGSTHKTIRAGRGGIIMTGEEHKKAINSAVFPGTQGGPLMHNIAGKAVGFKEALQPAFKEYAAQTVKNAKVLGETLKDHGFSLVSGGTDNHLLLIDLRPSHPDTTGGDAEEALEEVGIILNKNTVPGETRSPFNPSGIRAGTPLLTTRGFDEEATRKVGDIIAKVVDNYDDDEVKAEAAGEVADLCAQFPLYE; via the coding sequence ATGGATTACGACCAGGTTCGCGAAGTTGACCCAGAGGTCGCAAACGCACTCACAAATGAGGTAGAGCGCCAGCGTTCGACGCTCGAAATGATTGCCTCTGAGAACCACGTTTCAGAGGCCGTACTCGAAGCACAGGGCAGTGCGCTCACGAACAAGTACGCAGAGGGCTATCCCGGCGCGCGCTACTACGCTGGCTGTGAGTACGCAGACGTCGTCGAACAGCTCGCAATCGACCGCGCGAAAGAGCTCTGGGGCGCAGAACACGTCAACGTCCAGCCACACAGCGGGACGCAAGCGAACATGGGCGTCTACATCGCCATGCTCGAACCCGGCGACAAGATTCTCTCTCTTGAACTCTCTCACGGCGGCCACCTCTCCCACGGCCACCCGGCGAACTTCACGGGGAAACTCTACGAGGTAGAGCAGTACGAAGTCGATGCAGAAACCGGCTATCTCGACTACGACGGCATCATGGAGAAAGCAAAGGCGTTCGACCCAGACATCATCGTCTCCGGATACTCCGCCTACCCACGCGTCGTCGAGTGGGAGAAGATTCAGGAAGCCGCAGACGAAGTCGACGCCTACCACCTCGCGGACATCGCCCACATCACGGGCCTCGTCGCCGCAGGCGAACACCCCTCGCCCGTTGGCATCGCTGACTTCGTCACGGGTTCAACGCACAAGACCATCCGCGCGGGGCGCGGTGGCATCATCATGACCGGCGAAGAACACAAGAAGGCCATCAACTCGGCCGTGTTCCCCGGCACGCAGGGCGGCCCCCTTATGCACAACATCGCGGGCAAGGCCGTTGGCTTCAAAGAGGCCCTCCAACCGGCGTTCAAAGAGTACGCCGCCCAGACGGTCAAAAACGCCAAAGTGCTCGGCGAGACGCTCAAAGACCACGGCTTCTCGCTCGTTTCTGGCGGGACGGACAACCACCTCCTGCTCATCGACCTGCGCCCATCGCATCCGGACACGACCGGCGGCGACGCAGAGGAGGCGCTCGAAGAAGTCGGTATCATCCTCAACAAGAACACCGTGCCGGGCGAGACGCGCTCGCCGTTCAACCCGAGTGGCATCCGCGCCGGGACGCCACTGCTCACGACGCGCGGCTTTGACGAGGAAGCCACGCGCAAGGTGGGGGACATCATCGCCAAAGTCGTCGACAACTACGACGACGACGAGGTGAAAGCAGAAGCCGCAGGCGAAGTCGCAGACCTCTGTGCGCAGTTCCCGCTCTACGAATAA
- a CDS encoding YeeE/YedE family protein, with translation MPVIFGGGLIFGFGLALSQMAKPEVVLDFLQFEDFGLLFVMGGAAVVSGLAVIVGTRFLQNAPLTGREYTPRVKDLDRDVLVGGAVFGVGWGLSGICPGAGYASLGIGNYPVLLAIGGMFVGAYAQSYWKAVRRDDSAPT, from the coding sequence ATGCCCGTCATCTTCGGTGGCGGGCTCATCTTCGGCTTCGGCCTCGCGCTCAGCCAGATGGCGAAACCGGAAGTCGTCCTTGACTTCCTCCAGTTCGAGGACTTCGGCCTTCTGTTCGTGATGGGCGGGGCCGCAGTCGTCTCCGGACTGGCGGTTATCGTGGGCACGCGCTTCCTGCAAAACGCACCGCTCACGGGTCGCGAGTACACGCCGCGAGTCAAGGACTTAGACCGCGACGTGCTTGTCGGCGGGGCCGTCTTCGGCGTTGGCTGGGGCCTCTCCGGCATCTGCCCGGGCGCAGGGTACGCCAGCCTCGGCATTGGAAACTATCCCGTGCTCCTCGCCATCGGCGGAATGTTCGTTGGCGCGTACGCACAGAGCTACTGGAAGGCGGTTCGACGCGACGATTCAGCACCGACATAG
- a CDS encoding DUF7512 family protein, which produces MFGIETLPATVQAAATVGFVLSEALVLYVGYGTLTSLAGPTLNETVQGD; this is translated from the coding sequence ATGTTCGGCATCGAAACCCTCCCGGCAACCGTGCAGGCGGCCGCAACCGTTGGCTTCGTCCTGAGCGAGGCGTTGGTGCTCTACGTCGGCTACGGCACCCTCACGAGCCTCGCCGGGCCGACGCTCAACGAAACCGTACAGGGTGACTGA
- a CDS encoding sulfurtransferase TusA family protein, with protein MTQELDVTETLDARGMNCPMPVMQTKQASDDLAETAILEVLATDPGSMSDIKGWANGAPGVELVTQHKDDSEEQTVYKHYIRKTE; from the coding sequence ATGACTCAGGAATTAGACGTGACAGAGACCCTCGACGCTCGGGGGATGAACTGCCCGATGCCCGTGATGCAGACGAAGCAGGCGAGCGATGACTTAGCGGAGACGGCGATCCTCGAAGTGCTCGCAACCGACCCCGGCTCGATGAGCGACATCAAGGGCTGGGCCAACGGCGCACCCGGCGTCGAGCTGGTCACCCAGCACAAAGACGACTCGGAAGAACAGACCGTCTACAAACACTACATCCGCAAAACCGAATAA
- a CDS encoding DUF63 family protein → MDMLSERIDPVRAWWAAVIALTVALVGGSLAFPRTVWDGFLWHYFWGPVVADGNGAFCAVRAGGETTLLDSASACSAASGFVAYPGYTAVSEIGYAVILLLMLVGLIFLLRGLGIGRDRELFFALFPFMFFGGALRVVEDAGIAAMRSGFDPAIPFPWSAFIISPFIYFTVFFITLAAIVVSVGLERNGSVETYRNPLFALGGVVLLGTVGYLTLLAFTENYVSFFPQMTILTLGLATLIAYGTWKLVDVYAPEINRGTGTIGLVIIWGHAVDGVANVLAADWAVEIGLPFYYSAKHPVNRFIINFTDGILPESIAAVIGTSWPFLVVKIIAAVAVVWVFDESIFDESPRYAILLLIAILAVGLGPGTRDMLRATFGI, encoded by the coding sequence ATGGATATGCTTTCGGAGCGAATCGACCCCGTGCGTGCGTGGTGGGCGGCCGTCATCGCCCTCACCGTCGCGCTCGTGGGTGGGTCGCTCGCCTTCCCGCGGACGGTCTGGGATGGCTTCCTCTGGCACTACTTCTGGGGTCCCGTCGTCGCAGACGGAAACGGGGCGTTCTGTGCGGTTCGGGCTGGCGGTGAGACGACGCTGCTCGATAGCGCGTCTGCCTGTTCTGCCGCGAGTGGCTTCGTCGCCTACCCCGGCTACACCGCCGTCTCGGAGATTGGCTACGCCGTCATCCTCCTGCTCATGCTCGTGGGTCTCATCTTCCTGCTTCGAGGCCTCGGCATCGGCAGAGACCGCGAGCTGTTTTTCGCGCTGTTCCCGTTCATGTTCTTCGGCGGGGCACTGCGTGTCGTCGAAGACGCCGGCATCGCCGCCATGCGAAGCGGGTTCGACCCAGCGATTCCGTTCCCGTGGAGCGCGTTCATCATCAGCCCGTTCATCTACTTCACCGTCTTTTTCATAACGCTCGCCGCCATCGTCGTGAGCGTTGGCTTGGAGCGAAACGGGTCGGTAGAGACCTATCGGAATCCGCTGTTTGCCCTCGGTGGCGTGGTTCTACTCGGCACGGTAGGCTACCTGACGCTGCTCGCGTTCACCGAAAACTACGTGAGCTTCTTCCCGCAGATGACGATTCTCACCCTCGGTTTGGCGACTCTCATCGCCTACGGCACGTGGAAACTGGTCGATGTGTACGCCCCTGAAATCAACAGAGGCACAGGAACCATCGGCCTCGTCATCATCTGGGGCCACGCCGTAGACGGCGTCGCAAACGTCCTCGCCGCAGACTGGGCCGTCGAGATTGGCTTGCCGTTTTACTACAGCGCAAAGCACCCGGTCAACCGCTTCATCATCAACTTCACCGACGGGATTCTCCCCGAGTCGATAGCCGCCGTCATCGGCACCTCGTGGCCGTTCCTCGTCGTGAAAATCATCGCCGCCGTCGCCGTTGTCTGGGTGTTTGACGAGAGTATCTTCGATGAGAGTCCGCGGTATGCCATCTTGCTCCTCATTGCGATTCTCGCCGTCGGCCTTGGGCCGGGGACGCGCGACATGCTGCGGGCGACGTTCGGCATCTAA
- a CDS encoding DUF7117 family protein yields the protein MKIRGERECKQCGTQWSYYETGGVECPACGSLESVGVSEAKQHTATPDALDLTEARDLASRDDLRAAARTAKDACRRYVHRYGFISGGDLLELSSTYLAAVELRHVADIVGRAMSLTDPEEFYFVSLLRGADTGERPDPSDVPASLADARGLAYAEAVMAYRRDLDTYLDDHPDQPARQVLASLTEHVKRVRALEGDIEPTEAERLVSIAQELGTYLRDGDESALATAQSRLASIE from the coding sequence ATGAAAATCCGAGGCGAGCGCGAGTGCAAGCAGTGTGGCACCCAGTGGTCGTACTACGAGACCGGCGGCGTCGAATGCCCGGCGTGTGGCAGTCTCGAAAGCGTGGGGGTCTCCGAGGCGAAACAACACACCGCAACGCCCGACGCCCTCGACCTCACGGAGGCACGCGACCTCGCATCTCGCGACGACCTCCGGGCGGCCGCCCGAACCGCGAAAGACGCCTGTCGGCGCTACGTCCACCGCTACGGCTTCATCAGCGGCGGCGACCTGCTCGAACTGTCTTCGACCTACCTCGCCGCGGTCGAACTGCGCCACGTCGCGGACATCGTCGGCCGGGCGATGAGTCTCACTGACCCAGAAGAATTCTACTTCGTCTCGCTGCTGCGCGGTGCGGACACGGGCGAGCGTCCCGACCCAAGCGACGTCCCCGCGTCACTCGCAGACGCTCGCGGCCTTGCCTACGCCGAAGCCGTGATGGCCTATCGCCGCGACCTCGACACCTACTTAGACGACCACCCAGACCAACCGGCGAGACAGGTGCTCGCGTCGCTCACCGAACACGTAAAACGGGTGCGTGCGCTCGAAGGCGACATCGAACCTACGGAGGCAGAGCGACTCGTTTCGATTGCCCAAGAACTCGGGACGTATCTCCGCGACGGCGACGAATCGGCACTCGCGACGGCACAAAGCCGTCTTGCTTCGATAGAATAA
- a CDS encoding DsrE family protein translates to MDKIGIIVSDDSPKNLAMAMNLGHTALTTETEVMIYFTFDGLTHLLEGDKDVSEIQPLLDQGMPNPYDMLPMFVDQGGDLATTVACTTTLDMLQWDRDAIDEAVTTQFAGAATFLEVMDDADQVFSF, encoded by the coding sequence ATGGATAAAATTGGCATCATCGTTTCCGACGACAGCCCGAAGAACCTCGCAATGGCAATGAACCTCGGCCACACGGCCCTCACGACCGAAACTGAGGTCATGATTTACTTCACGTTCGATGGCCTGACCCACCTGCTGGAAGGCGACAAGGACGTCTCCGAGATTCAGCCCCTCCTCGACCAGGGCATGCCGAACCCCTACGACATGCTCCCGATGTTCGTAGACCAAGGCGGTGACCTCGCAACCACCGTCGCGTGTACGACCACCCTCGACATGCTCCAGTGGGACCGGGACGCAATCGACGAAGCGGTCACCACCCAGTTCGCCGGCGCTGCGACGTTCCTCGAAGTGATGGACGACGCAGACCAGGTGTTCAGCTTCTAA
- a CDS encoding YcaO-like family protein, with translation MTLGLVGDGPAISAIKAALSDVSMAADPIAASDLNGVAFGVVVGDVGDAVFREANNAALAGDTTWLAIERGGLGGHVLSIDAGISGFAPNTGCFDCLSGRVEANLEATAERADPDPTTMRVAGALAGRELAKLAASDGSSLLGGILELPHATREFLPLPGCGCESGAKKQLSTEYVERELDDSLARAERAIDTRVGIIHEVGEASSFPVPYYIARGGDTAGFSDATAAQQAAGVAIDWNEALMKAAGEALERYCAGIYRTSEFTQGQPSGMPNAVKPSEFVLPWDADDDAQIPWVEGERLAGGDPAYLPAEFVHFPPPTQQHKPAITTGLGLGNSLPEALLSGLYEVLERDATMLAWYSTFEPLKLDIENETFDTLVRRARSEDLEVTPLLVTQDVDVPVVAVAVHREGDWPRFAMGSGADCDAVSAATSALAEALQNWTELGSMGTDAAMQAGAWIGHYASFPDAVQGFVNVDASVSAQAVSVDVAPENELPTVVQRAESAGMDVYAARLTTRDVEALGFEATRVLIPQAQPLFMDEPYFGTRAETVPKELGFEAELDREPHPYP, from the coding sequence ATGACTCTCGGACTCGTCGGTGACGGGCCTGCTATTTCTGCAATCAAAGCCGCACTTTCAGACGTTTCGATGGCTGCTGACCCAATCGCGGCGAGCGACCTCAACGGCGTAGCGTTTGGCGTCGTTGTCGGAGACGTTGGCGACGCCGTGTTCCGCGAAGCGAACAACGCCGCACTCGCTGGGGACACAACGTGGCTTGCCATCGAACGCGGCGGTCTCGGCGGGCACGTACTATCAATCGACGCAGGAATCAGTGGATTCGCACCGAACACGGGCTGTTTTGACTGTCTTAGCGGTCGCGTCGAAGCCAATCTCGAAGCGACTGCCGAACGCGCTGACCCCGACCCGACCACGATGCGCGTCGCGGGCGCGCTCGCCGGCCGAGAACTCGCCAAACTCGCCGCTAGCGACGGGTCGTCGCTGCTCGGTGGCATTCTCGAACTCCCGCACGCGACCCGCGAGTTCCTTCCGCTTCCGGGCTGTGGCTGTGAGAGCGGAGCGAAAAAACAACTCTCGACCGAGTACGTCGAACGCGAGTTAGACGACTCGCTCGCCCGCGCAGAGCGCGCCATCGACACTCGCGTTGGCATCATCCACGAAGTCGGTGAGGCGTCGTCGTTTCCCGTGCCCTACTACATCGCCCGCGGCGGCGATACCGCAGGGTTCAGCGATGCGACCGCCGCACAACAGGCCGCGGGCGTCGCCATCGACTGGAACGAGGCACTCATGAAAGCCGCAGGCGAGGCGCTCGAACGCTACTGCGCGGGCATCTACCGAACGAGCGAGTTTACACAGGGCCAACCGTCGGGGATGCCAAACGCGGTCAAACCGAGCGAGTTCGTCCTGCCGTGGGACGCCGACGACGACGCACAGATTCCGTGGGTCGAAGGCGAACGCCTCGCCGGTGGCGACCCGGCGTATCTGCCCGCCGAATTCGTCCACTTCCCGCCACCGACCCAACAGCACAAACCGGCGATTACGACAGGCCTCGGCCTCGGAAACTCGCTGCCAGAAGCCCTGCTGTCTGGTCTCTACGAAGTTCTCGAACGCGACGCGACGATGCTCGCTTGGTACTCCACGTTCGAGCCGCTGAAACTCGACATCGAAAATGAGACGTTCGACACGCTCGTCCGCCGCGCCCGTTCTGAAGACCTCGAAGTGACGCCGCTGCTCGTCACCCAAGACGTGGACGTGCCTGTCGTCGCGGTTGCGGTGCATCGAGAAGGTGATTGGCCGCGGTTTGCGATGGGGTCAGGGGCCGACTGTGACGCTGTTTCTGCCGCTACGTCCGCGCTCGCAGAAGCGCTCCAGAACTGGACGGAACTCGGGTCGATGGGCACCGACGCGGCGATGCAAGCGGGCGCGTGGATTGGTCACTACGCGTCGTTCCCGGACGCTGTTCAAGGATTCGTGAACGTGGACGCGTCGGTCTCTGCGCAGGCCGTGTCCGTGGACGTGGCTCCGGAAAACGAGTTGCCGACCGTCGTCCAGCGTGCTGAGTCAGCAGGCATGGACGTGTACGCCGCCCGGCTCACGACGCGCGACGTGGAAGCACTCGGCTTCGAGGCGACTCGCGTGTTGATTCCACAAGCCCAACCGCTGTTCATGGACGAACCATACTTCGGAACGCGGGCAGAGACGGTTCCGAAAGAACTCGGTTTCGAGGCGGAACTCGACCGAGAACCGCATCCGTATCCGTAA
- a CDS encoding YeeE/YedE family protein, with protein MYPLQLALDLSALFPRGILPYALGGVLIGVGVATIYLATGIHAGASTFLESSLSYVSDLAPLNRFSYRESRDWRVVFTLGIVLGAGVYALAFQDGIWVTDVQWWRLLVGGVLIGIGTRLGKGCTSGHGVCGIGSRSRTSLTNVAVFLLVAAGIAHLVQAVGVSP; from the coding sequence ATGTACCCGCTTCAGCTTGCGTTAGACCTGAGCGCGCTGTTCCCGAGAGGCATCCTTCCGTACGCCCTCGGCGGCGTGCTCATCGGTGTCGGCGTCGCAACCATCTACCTCGCCACCGGTATCCACGCTGGAGCGAGTACGTTCTTAGAATCGTCGCTGTCGTACGTCTCAGACTTAGCACCGTTGAACCGCTTTTCCTACCGCGAGTCGCGCGACTGGCGCGTGGTGTTCACCCTCGGCATCGTCCTCGGCGCGGGGGTGTACGCCCTCGCGTTTCAGGACGGCATCTGGGTGACGGACGTTCAGTGGTGGCGGCTCCTCGTCGGCGGCGTGCTCATCGGCATCGGCACCCGCCTCGGGAAGGGCTGTACCTCGGGCCACGGCGTCTGTGGGATTGGCTCGCGCTCGCGTACCTCGCTCACGAACGTCGCCGTCTTCCTGCTGGTCGCCGCCGGAATTGCACACCTCGTGCAAGCAGTGGGGGTGTCGCCGTGA